One Kitasatospora sp. NBC_01266 genomic window carries:
- a CDS encoding Ppx/GppA phosphatase family protein yields MSVTRVAAIDCGTNSIRLLIADLDPATGAITDLDRRMLIVRLGQDVDRTGRLAPEALERTFAACREYAAVIAEYQVGPERTRFVATSASRDAENSAEFTKGVREILGVEPEVVSGDEEAQLSFTGATKELAGAAVPAPYLVFDLGGGSTEFVLGGAQVHAARSVDIGCVRLTERHFAGSQVPTADQIAAARADIEAALDQAAEVVPLTEAASLVGLAGTVTTVAAIALGLPEYDSTAVHHSRLSSAQVREVTERLLAATHAERAAIPVMHPGRVDVIGAGALVLLSIMERTGAEELVVSEHDILDGIAWSAAV; encoded by the coding sequence GTGAGTGTCACCCGGGTCGCCGCGATCGACTGCGGCACCAACTCGATCCGCCTGCTGATCGCCGACCTCGACCCGGCCACCGGTGCGATCACCGACCTGGACCGGCGGATGCTGATCGTCCGGCTCGGCCAGGACGTGGACCGCACCGGCCGGCTGGCCCCCGAGGCGCTGGAGCGCACCTTCGCGGCCTGCCGCGAGTACGCCGCGGTGATCGCCGAGTACCAGGTGGGGCCGGAGCGGACCCGCTTCGTGGCCACCAGCGCCTCCCGGGACGCCGAGAACAGCGCGGAGTTCACCAAGGGCGTGCGCGAGATCCTGGGCGTCGAGCCCGAGGTGGTCAGCGGCGACGAGGAGGCCCAGCTCTCCTTCACCGGCGCCACCAAGGAGCTGGCCGGCGCCGCCGTGCCCGCGCCGTACCTGGTCTTCGACCTGGGCGGCGGTTCGACCGAGTTCGTGCTGGGCGGCGCGCAGGTGCACGCGGCCCGCTCGGTGGACATCGGCTGCGTGCGGCTGACCGAGCGGCACTTCGCCGGCTCGCAGGTGCCGACGGCCGATCAGATCGCGGCGGCCAGGGCGGACATCGAGGCGGCCCTCGACCAGGCCGCCGAGGTGGTCCCGCTGACCGAGGCGGCCTCGCTGGTGGGCCTGGCCGGGACGGTCACCACGGTGGCCGCCATCGCGCTCGGCCTGCCGGAGTACGACTCCACCGCCGTGCACCACTCCCGGCTGTCGTCGGCGCAGGTCCGCGAGGTGACCGAACGGCTGCTCGCGGCCACCCACGCGGAGCGGGCCGCGATCCCGGTGATGCACCCGGGCCGGGTGGACGTGATCGGGGCCGGCGCGCTGGTGCTGCTCTCGATCATGGAGCGGACCGGGGCCGAGGAACTGGTGGTCAGCGAGCACGACATCCTGGACGGGATCGCCTGGAGCGCGGCGGTCTGA
- a CDS encoding NAD(P)/FAD-dependent oxidoreductase: MSTTERPRILIVGGGYVGLYAAMRILKKMRYGEATVTVVDPRSYMTYLPFLPEAAGGNVAPRNLVAPLRSALKKAEVLTGHVTAVDHARKVATIAPLAGDSYELPFDYLVVATGSVSRTFPIPGLAEHGIGMKTVEEAISLRNHVMAQLDKAESTTDPEIRRKALTFVIIGGGFAGVETIAEVEDMARDAAKIYKTVSRDDMRFILVEAANRILPEMGPDLGLWTKQKLEERNIEIYIETSMDSCVDQHVVLKNGVEADAATIVWTAGVKPNPVVANFGLPLGPRGHIDTAPTLQVQGFDNVWSAGDNSQVPDLAAGEGAWCPPNAQHAVRQAVVLGDNVISGMRGFPQQEYKHKNLGAVAGLGLHKGVAILFGKYKLKGRPAWWFHRLYHGSRVPTMNRKVRVFTDWTLAMFLKRETVGLSEMEKPFGAFQEVTVSVPAPAAPAEAEKADKALASK; the protein is encoded by the coding sequence ATGAGCACCACGGAGCGTCCTCGCATCCTCATTGTCGGCGGTGGTTACGTCGGCCTGTATGCCGCGATGCGCATCCTCAAGAAGATGCGCTACGGGGAGGCGACCGTCACGGTCGTCGACCCGCGGTCGTACATGACGTACCTGCCCTTCCTTCCCGAGGCGGCCGGCGGCAACGTCGCGCCCCGCAACCTCGTCGCACCGCTGCGCAGCGCCCTGAAGAAGGCGGAGGTGCTCACCGGTCACGTGACCGCTGTGGACCACGCCCGCAAGGTCGCCACCATCGCGCCGCTGGCCGGCGACAGCTACGAGCTGCCCTTCGACTACCTCGTCGTGGCCACCGGCTCGGTCTCCCGCACCTTCCCGATCCCCGGCCTCGCCGAGCACGGCATCGGCATGAAGACGGTCGAGGAGGCGATCAGCCTCCGCAACCACGTCATGGCGCAGCTGGACAAGGCCGAGTCCACCACGGACCCGGAGATCCGGCGCAAGGCCCTCACCTTCGTGATCATCGGCGGCGGCTTCGCCGGCGTCGAGACCATCGCCGAGGTCGAGGACATGGCCCGGGACGCGGCGAAGATCTACAAGACCGTCAGCCGCGACGACATGCGCTTCATCCTGGTCGAGGCGGCCAACCGGATCCTGCCCGAGATGGGCCCGGACCTCGGCCTGTGGACCAAGCAGAAGCTCGAAGAGCGCAACATCGAGATCTACATCGAGACCTCGATGGACTCCTGCGTCGACCAGCACGTGGTGCTGAAGAACGGCGTCGAGGCCGACGCGGCCACCATCGTGTGGACCGCGGGCGTCAAGCCCAACCCGGTGGTCGCCAACTTCGGCCTGCCGCTGGGCCCGCGCGGCCACATCGACACCGCCCCGACGCTGCAGGTCCAGGGCTTCGACAACGTCTGGTCGGCCGGCGACAACTCGCAGGTGCCGGACCTGGCCGCCGGTGAGGGCGCCTGGTGCCCGCCGAACGCCCAGCACGCGGTGCGCCAGGCCGTGGTCCTCGGTGACAACGTGATCTCCGGTATGCGCGGCTTCCCGCAGCAGGAGTACAAGCACAAGAACCTCGGTGCGGTCGCCGGTCTGGGCCTGCACAAGGGCGTGGCGATCCTCTTCGGCAAGTACAAGCTGAAGGGCCGTCCGGCCTGGTGGTTCCACCGCCTGTACCACGGCAGCCGGGTGCCGACCATGAACCGCAAGGTCCGGGTCTTCACCGACTGGACGCTCGCGATGTTCCTCAAGCGCGAGACGGTCGGCCTCTCCGAGATGGAGAAGCCGTTCGGTGCCTTCCAGGAGGTCACCGTCTCCGTCCCGGCGCCGGCCGCTCCCGCCGAGGCCGAGAAGGCCGACAAGGCGCTCGCGAGCAAGTAA
- a CDS encoding ABC transporter ATP-binding protein encodes MTTTTAAVRTGRAAARAVRLSKVYGSGETRVVALDEVDVEFRQGEFTAIMGPSGSGKSTLMHCMAGLDAVTSGSATIGETELVGLKDKQLTQLRRDKIGFIFQAFNLLPTLTALENVTLPMDIAGRKVDKAWLDAVVETVGLSGRLSHRPSQLSGGQQQRVACARALAGRPEIVFADEPTGNLDSRSGAEILSFLRNSVRELGQTVVMVTHDPVAASYADRVVFLADGRIVDELSDPTADAVLDRMRRFDAKGRTS; translated from the coding sequence GTGACCACGACGACCGCCGCCGTCCGAACCGGCCGGGCCGCCGCCCGCGCCGTGCGGCTGAGCAAGGTGTACGGCTCCGGTGAGACCCGGGTGGTGGCGCTGGACGAGGTGGATGTCGAGTTCCGGCAGGGTGAGTTCACCGCGATCATGGGCCCCTCGGGCTCCGGCAAGTCCACCCTGATGCACTGCATGGCAGGGCTGGACGCGGTCACCTCCGGCTCGGCCACGATCGGCGAGACCGAGCTGGTCGGCCTGAAGGACAAGCAGTTGACCCAACTGCGCCGGGACAAGATCGGCTTCATCTTCCAGGCCTTCAACCTGCTGCCCACGCTCACCGCGTTGGAGAACGTCACGCTGCCGATGGACATCGCGGGCCGCAAGGTGGACAAGGCCTGGCTGGACGCGGTGGTGGAGACCGTCGGCCTGTCCGGCCGGCTCTCGCACCGCCCCAGCCAGCTCTCCGGCGGCCAGCAGCAGCGGGTGGCCTGCGCCCGGGCGTTGGCCGGTCGGCCGGAGATCGTCTTCGCCGACGAGCCCACCGGCAACCTCGACTCCCGCTCCGGCGCGGAGATCCTCTCCTTCCTGCGCAACTCGGTACGCGAACTGGGCCAGACCGTGGTGATGGTGACCCACGACCCGGTGGCCGCCTCCTACGCGGACCGGGTCGTCTTCCTCGCCGACGGCCGGATCGTCGACGAGCTGAGCGACCCCACCGCCGACGCCGTCCTGGACCGGATGCGTCGTTTCGACGCCAAGGGCCGCACCAGCTGA
- a CDS encoding ABC transporter permease: MYRTALRNVLAHKGRLLMTALAVLLGTAFVAGTMVFSDTFGSALKNSYSKSYSDLSVLVSDTGAQSTGSQSTDAGSAGAGSEQTGPGDPGLTAATLAQLGKLPGVASSRGTVSSFAAVADKQGKAIGQDGGSTGANYVPDSAGQDPRYPMAEGRGPQKSGEIALDRQSADKAGYHVGDTVRVATNGPAMNATLTGIFTTDDPRVSAGAPLVLFDTASAQRLLLAPGRFSEISLTAAPGTSQDTLLTEVDQAIGHPDHITAKTADQLQSDQRQLVSQTMGSIRTMLLAFAGISLFVGIFIIANTFTMLVAQRTRELALLRAIGASRKQVTRSVLLEAVLIGLLSSVAGLLAGIGIGAGMQALVGQLGSGNTPSGPLVVSPATVLTALLVGVLVTVVSALLPARRAARIAPVAAMSSGDQPASQKGLLVRNSIGGVITAAGVALILGGAAAGSGGRELVAGGAGAALIGIFILIPLLSRPLIALIGPLLSRLFGVSGKLAQQNAVRNPRRTAATAAALTIGLTLVSALSVLGASLNGWLDKAVGDSLKADYAVQMSNGLPLSQSIVDQVRKTPGVAAASPIDTVGFTIAGSHSQVTGVDPAQAGQLLTLTMTAGSEAALDQGQLLVDTVVAQSSHLSVGSTVPATFPDGRSGSLTVGGIYQRNPMISEMAMSNAALAGHGATDDYGQVLVKGADGPSPALERALTAAGGDNPLIEVQSKADLRDQASSVISFALNMLYGLLAMSVLVAVLGVVNTMAMSVFERKREIGMLRAIGLDRAKVKRMVQLESVVISLFGAVLGLGLGCFLAWAVNGTLKDSVTGLSTVLPYGKLLLFLVLAGVVGLVAAIWPSRRAARLDILESIKAA, from the coding sequence ATGTACCGCACCGCGTTGCGCAACGTGCTGGCCCACAAGGGCCGCCTGCTGATGACCGCGCTGGCCGTGCTGCTGGGCACCGCCTTCGTGGCCGGCACCATGGTCTTCTCCGACACCTTCGGGTCGGCGCTGAAGAACAGCTACTCCAAGAGCTACTCCGACCTCTCCGTGCTGGTCTCCGACACCGGCGCGCAGTCCACCGGCTCGCAGTCCACCGACGCGGGGTCCGCCGGCGCCGGGTCCGAGCAGACCGGGCCCGGTGACCCCGGGCTCACCGCCGCCACCCTCGCGCAGCTCGGCAAGCTGCCGGGGGTGGCGAGCAGCCGCGGCACCGTCTCCAGCTTCGCCGCCGTCGCGGACAAGCAGGGCAAGGCGATCGGCCAGGACGGCGGCTCCACCGGCGCCAACTACGTACCGGACAGCGCCGGTCAGGACCCCCGCTACCCGATGGCCGAGGGCCGCGGGCCGCAGAAGTCCGGCGAGATCGCGCTGGACCGGCAGAGCGCCGACAAGGCCGGCTACCACGTCGGCGACACCGTCCGGGTGGCCACCAACGGCCCGGCCATGAACGCCACCCTCACCGGCATCTTCACCACCGACGACCCCAGGGTCTCGGCCGGCGCCCCGCTGGTGCTCTTCGACACCGCCAGCGCGCAGCGCCTGCTGCTGGCGCCGGGGCGGTTCTCCGAGATCTCGCTCACCGCCGCGCCCGGCACCAGCCAGGACACCCTGCTGACCGAGGTCGACCAGGCCATCGGGCACCCCGACCACATCACCGCCAAGACCGCCGACCAACTCCAGTCCGACCAGCGGCAGCTGGTCTCCCAGACCATGGGCAGCATCCGCACCATGCTGCTGGCCTTCGCTGGCATCTCGCTCTTCGTCGGCATCTTCATCATCGCCAACACCTTCACCATGCTGGTCGCCCAGCGCACCAGGGAGTTGGCCCTGCTGCGGGCGATCGGGGCCAGCCGCAAGCAGGTCACCCGCTCGGTGCTGCTGGAGGCCGTGCTGATCGGCCTGCTCTCCTCGGTGGCCGGTCTGCTGGCCGGCATCGGGATCGGGGCCGGGATGCAGGCGCTGGTGGGGCAGCTGGGCAGCGGCAACACGCCGTCGGGCCCGCTGGTCGTCTCGCCGGCCACCGTGCTGACCGCGCTGCTGGTCGGTGTCCTGGTCACGGTGGTCTCGGCGCTGCTGCCGGCCCGCCGGGCGGCCCGGATCGCCCCGGTGGCGGCGATGAGCAGCGGCGACCAGCCGGCCTCCCAGAAGGGGCTGCTGGTGCGCAACAGCATCGGCGGGGTGATCACCGCCGCCGGTGTGGCGCTGATCCTCGGCGGCGCGGCGGCCGGCAGCGGCGGCCGGGAGCTGGTGGCCGGCGGCGCGGGAGCCGCGCTGATCGGCATCTTCATCCTGATCCCGCTGCTCTCCCGCCCGCTGATCGCGCTGATCGGCCCGCTGCTCAGCAGGCTCTTCGGGGTCTCCGGCAAGCTGGCCCAGCAGAACGCGGTGCGCAACCCGCGCCGGACCGCCGCCACCGCCGCCGCCCTCACCATCGGCCTGACCCTGGTCAGCGCGCTGTCCGTGCTGGGCGCCTCGCTGAACGGCTGGTTGGACAAGGCGGTCGGCGACTCGCTGAAGGCCGACTACGCGGTGCAGATGTCCAACGGCCTGCCCCTCTCGCAGTCCATCGTCGACCAGGTCAGGAAGACCCCCGGGGTCGCCGCCGCCTCGCCGATCGACACCGTCGGCTTCACCATCGCCGGCTCGCACTCCCAGGTCACCGGCGTGGACCCGGCGCAGGCCGGGCAGTTGCTCACGCTGACCATGACCGCCGGCTCCGAGGCCGCGCTGGACCAGGGGCAGCTGCTGGTCGACACGGTCGTCGCGCAGAGCAGCCACCTGAGCGTGGGCAGCACCGTGCCGGCCACCTTCCCGGACGGCCGCAGCGGCAGCCTCACGGTCGGCGGCATCTACCAGCGCAACCCGATGATCAGCGAGATGGCCATGAGCAACGCGGCGCTGGCCGGCCACGGCGCGACCGACGACTACGGCCAGGTGCTGGTCAAGGGCGCCGACGGGCCGAGCCCGGCGCTGGAGCGGGCGCTGACCGCGGCCGGCGGCGACAACCCGCTGATCGAGGTGCAGAGCAAGGCGGACCTGCGCGACCAGGCCAGCTCGGTCATCTCGTTCGCGCTCAACATGCTCTACGGCCTGCTGGCGATGTCGGTCCTGGTGGCCGTGCTGGGCGTGGTCAACACCATGGCGATGTCGGTCTTCGAGCGCAAGCGCGAGATCGGGATGCTGCGGGCGATCGGCCTGGACCGGGCCAAGGTCAAGCGGATGGTCCAGCTGGAGTCGGTGGTGATCTCGCTCTTCGGCGCGGTGCTGGGCCTGGGCCTGGGCTGCTTCCTGGCCTGGGCGGTGAACGGCACGCTGAAGGACTCGGTCACCGGACTGAGCACCGTGCTGCCGTACGGCAAGCTGCTGCTCTTCCTGGTGCTGGCCGGGGTGGTCGGCCTGGTGGCGGCCATCTGGCCGTCCCGGCGGGCCGCGAGGCTGGACATCCTGGAGAGCATCAAGGCCGCCTGA
- a CDS encoding Bax inhibitor-1/YccA family protein: MRSSNPVFSREGSFGRDPGYAGFGGAQPPTAEQLAELYRAPAAGPRATGRMTMDDVVANTALTLLTVVAAGAVAWFALPAASFAIAGLAALAALVVGLVVSFRRSVNPALVLLYAGLEGFFLGALTKAFNTIWPGIAIQAVLGTAAVFAGMLLAYRGGLVKVTARYTRIGLAIAVGFVLLLAVNLVAALFGASLGLDSGPLGIVFGLAGVGLGAFFLSLDFAAVDQAIRAGAPRRESWRAAFGLTLSLVWIYLELLRLIAILRGDD; the protein is encoded by the coding sequence ATGAGGAGCAGCAACCCGGTCTTCTCGCGGGAGGGATCGTTCGGCCGCGACCCCGGCTACGCCGGGTTCGGCGGCGCGCAGCCGCCCACCGCCGAGCAGTTGGCGGAGCTGTACCGCGCGCCGGCCGCGGGCCCGCGTGCGACCGGCCGGATGACCATGGACGACGTGGTCGCCAACACCGCGCTGACGCTGCTCACAGTGGTGGCCGCGGGCGCGGTGGCCTGGTTCGCGCTGCCGGCCGCGAGCTTCGCGATCGCCGGCCTCGCCGCGCTGGCGGCTCTCGTGGTGGGCCTGGTGGTCAGCTTCCGGCGGAGCGTCAACCCGGCCCTGGTGCTGCTCTACGCGGGCCTGGAGGGCTTCTTCCTGGGGGCGCTCACCAAGGCCTTCAACACCATCTGGCCGGGCATCGCGATCCAGGCGGTGCTGGGCACGGCCGCCGTCTTCGCGGGCATGCTGCTCGCCTACCGCGGCGGTCTGGTCAAGGTCACCGCGCGGTACACCCGGATCGGGCTGGCGATCGCGGTGGGCTTCGTGCTGCTGCTGGCGGTGAACCTGGTGGCCGCGCTCTTCGGTGCCTCGCTGGGGCTGGACTCCGGGCCGCTGGGCATCGTCTTCGGGCTGGCCGGGGTGGGCCTGGGCGCGTTCTTCCTGTCGCTGGACTTCGCGGCGGTGGACCAGGCGATCCGCGCCGGTGCGCCGCGCCGGGAGTCCTGGCGGGCGGCTTTCGGGCTGACCCTCTCGCTGGTCTGGATCTACCTGGAACTGCTGCGCCTGATCGCGATCCTGCGCGGGGACGACTGA
- the eno gene encoding phosphopyruvate hydratase, whose protein sequence is MPSIDVVVAREILDSRGNPTVEVEVGLDDGSTGRAAVPSGASTGAFEALELRDGDKNRYFGKGVEKAVLAVIEQIGPELVGYDATEQRLIDQAMLDLDATPDKSSLGANAILGVSLAVAHAASEASDLPLFRYLGGPNAHVLPVPMMNILNGGSHADSNVDIQEFMIAPIGAESFSEAVRWGVEVYHTLKGVLKERGLSTGLGDEGGFAPNLDSNREALDLIVEAIKKAGYVPGKDVALALDVASSEFYKDGAYQFEGKALTAAELGAYYAELVDAYPLVSIEDPLDESDWDGWKALTDQLGDKVQLVGDDLFVTNPERLARGIETGTANALLVKVNQIGSLTETLDAVELAQRNGYRCMMSHRSGETEDVTIADLAVATNCGQIKTGAPARSERVAKYNQLLRIEEILDDAAEYAGRAAFPRFRFEA, encoded by the coding sequence GTGCCGTCCATTGATGTCGTCGTAGCCCGTGAGATTCTCGACTCGCGCGGCAACCCCACGGTCGAGGTCGAGGTCGGTCTCGACGACGGCAGCACCGGCCGTGCCGCTGTCCCGTCCGGCGCTTCGACCGGTGCCTTCGAGGCGCTGGAGCTGCGTGACGGTGACAAGAACCGCTACTTCGGCAAGGGCGTCGAGAAGGCCGTCCTCGCCGTGATCGAGCAGATCGGCCCGGAGCTGGTCGGCTACGACGCCACCGAGCAGCGGCTGATCGACCAGGCGATGCTGGACCTGGACGCCACCCCGGACAAGTCCTCGCTGGGCGCCAACGCGATCCTCGGCGTCTCGCTGGCCGTCGCGCACGCCGCCTCCGAGGCCAGCGACCTGCCGCTGTTCCGCTACCTGGGCGGCCCGAACGCGCACGTGCTGCCGGTCCCGATGATGAACATCCTCAACGGCGGCTCGCACGCGGACTCCAACGTCGACATCCAGGAGTTCATGATCGCGCCGATCGGCGCCGAGTCCTTCTCCGAGGCCGTGCGCTGGGGCGTCGAGGTCTACCACACCCTCAAGGGCGTGCTGAAGGAGCGCGGCCTGTCCACCGGCCTGGGCGACGAGGGCGGCTTCGCGCCGAACCTGGACTCCAACCGCGAGGCGCTGGACCTGATCGTCGAGGCGATCAAGAAGGCCGGCTACGTGCCCGGCAAGGACGTGGCGCTGGCCCTGGACGTGGCCTCCTCCGAGTTCTACAAGGACGGTGCCTACCAGTTCGAGGGCAAGGCGCTGACCGCCGCCGAGCTGGGCGCGTACTACGCCGAGCTGGTCGACGCCTACCCGCTGGTCTCCATCGAGGACCCGCTGGACGAGTCGGACTGGGACGGCTGGAAGGCCCTCACCGACCAGCTGGGCGACAAGGTGCAGCTGGTCGGTGACGACCTGTTCGTCACCAACCCGGAGCGCCTGGCCCGGGGCATCGAGACCGGCACCGCCAACGCGCTGCTGGTGAAGGTGAACCAGATCGGTTCGCTGACCGAGACCCTGGACGCCGTCGAGCTGGCCCAGCGCAACGGCTACCGCTGCATGATGTCGCACCGCTCCGGCGAGACCGAGGACGTCACCATCGCCGACCTGGCCGTCGCCACCAACTGCGGCCAGATCAAGACGGGTGCCCCGGCCCGCTCCGAGCGCGTCGCCAAGTACAACCAGCTGCTGCGCATCGAGGAGATCCTCGACGACGCCGCCGAGTACGCGGGCCGCGCGGCGTTCCCGCGGTTCCGCTTCGAGGCCTGA
- a CDS encoding transglycosylase family protein, with protein sequence MLLMGNGRHRRRTQTEKAIAVAGVAGAGLAVPLLTATAAHAAPVSAWDKVANCESTNNWSINSGNGFYGGLQFTSSTWAAYGGTQYAPQANQATKAQQISVAEKVLASQGPGAWPVCSVKAGLSQGGAAATVDTTAPAAQSQQQTRPQALAPQAPQAKPQAPQSAAPAFPGQAGWDAKSQVYWYQSDGGWFWTSHQGVYNRYAAPQAPVQAPVQAPVQAPVQVPVQTPAAAVGNAGGSGHDYTVRAGDTLSTIAQAQHLGGGWHQLYQDNQQTVGGNPDLIMPGQVLHFG encoded by the coding sequence ATGCTGCTCATGGGCAATGGCCGTCATCGTCGTCGTACCCAGACCGAGAAGGCGATCGCCGTGGCCGGCGTCGCCGGCGCGGGCCTGGCGGTGCCGCTGCTCACCGCGACCGCCGCGCACGCCGCTCCGGTGTCGGCCTGGGACAAGGTCGCCAACTGCGAGAGCACCAACAACTGGAGCATCAACTCGGGCAACGGCTTCTACGGCGGCCTGCAGTTCACCTCCTCCACCTGGGCCGCGTACGGCGGCACCCAGTACGCGCCGCAGGCCAATCAGGCCACCAAGGCGCAGCAGATCTCGGTCGCCGAGAAGGTGCTGGCCTCCCAGGGGCCCGGCGCCTGGCCGGTCTGCTCGGTCAAGGCCGGCCTGTCCCAGGGCGGCGCCGCCGCGACGGTGGACACCACCGCGCCGGCCGCGCAGAGCCAGCAGCAGACGCGGCCTCAGGCGCTGGCTCCCCAGGCCCCGCAGGCCAAGCCCCAGGCGCCGCAGTCCGCCGCCCCGGCCTTCCCCGGCCAGGCCGGCTGGGACGCGAAGAGCCAGGTGTACTGGTACCAGAGCGACGGCGGCTGGTTCTGGACCAGCCACCAGGGCGTGTACAACCGGTACGCCGCTCCCCAGGCACCGGTGCAGGCGCCAGTCCAGGCGCCAGTCCAGGCTCCGGTCCAGGTGCCGGTCCAGACGCCGGCCGCCGCCGTCGGCAACGCGGGCGGCTCCGGTCACGACTACACCGTGCGGGCCGGCGACACCCTCTCGACCATCGCCCAGGCCCAGCACCTGGGCGGCGGCTGGCACCAGCTCTACCAGGACAACCAGCAGACCGTGGGCGGGAATCCGGACCTGATCATGCCCGGTCAGGTGCTGCACTTCGGCTGA
- a CDS encoding DUF501 domain-containing protein, whose translation MTLENQPVADRDLAAVAAQLGRVPRGTRAVAHRCPCGNPDVVETAPRLPDGTPFPTLYYLTCPKAASLIGTLEADGVMKEQTARLAEDPELAAAYQKAHEDYIARRDAIEVLEGFPSAGGMPDRVKCLHVLVGHSLAAGPGVNPLGDEALAMLPEWWRKGGCVSEQQVEAGVEALVAQRDEAEDHTAVIAAKERKTAERAAKRQAEQQDEGEK comes from the coding sequence ATGACACTTGAGAACCAGCCGGTCGCCGACCGCGACCTGGCCGCCGTCGCGGCCCAGCTCGGCCGCGTCCCGCGCGGCACCCGGGCGGTGGCGCACCGCTGCCCGTGCGGCAACCCGGACGTGGTGGAGACCGCCCCCCGGCTGCCCGACGGCACCCCGTTCCCCACCCTGTACTACCTGACCTGCCCCAAGGCCGCCTCGCTGATCGGCACCCTGGAGGCGGACGGCGTGATGAAGGAGCAGACCGCCCGGCTCGCCGAGGACCCGGAGCTCGCCGCCGCCTACCAGAAGGCGCACGAGGATTACATCGCCCGGCGCGACGCGATCGAGGTGCTGGAGGGCTTCCCCTCGGCCGGCGGGATGCCGGACCGGGTGAAGTGCCTGCACGTGCTGGTCGGCCACTCGCTGGCGGCCGGCCCCGGCGTCAACCCGCTGGGTGACGAGGCGCTGGCGATGCTGCCCGAGTGGTGGCGCAAGGGCGGCTGTGTGAGCGAGCAGCAGGTCGAGGCGGGGGTCGAGGCGCTGGTGGCCCAGCGGGACGAGGCCGAGGACCACACGGCGGTGATCGCCGCCAAGGAGCGCAAGACCGCCGAGCGCGCCGCCAAGCGCCAGGCCGAGCAGCAGGACGAGGGAGAGAAGTGA
- a CDS encoding FtsB family cell division protein — protein MAGWKIPGLSGRPRFTSRATVLVLVLCSLVAILAYPTRQFINQRDQIAAQRVKAEQARRQVEQLTTELARWQDPEYVKAQARERLHYAMPGETPFVSIDPTPSAAASPPSGRGSAQAAAQAAKPWYAAVWDSVDAAATPAPAP, from the coding sequence ATGGCAGGCTGGAAGATCCCGGGTCTGAGCGGCCGGCCGCGGTTCACCAGCCGGGCCACCGTGCTGGTCCTGGTGCTCTGCTCGCTGGTGGCGATCCTCGCGTATCCGACCCGGCAGTTCATCAACCAGCGCGACCAGATCGCCGCCCAGCGGGTCAAGGCCGAGCAGGCCCGCCGACAGGTCGAGCAGCTGACCACCGAGCTGGCCCGCTGGCAGGACCCGGAGTACGTCAAGGCCCAGGCCCGCGAGCGGCTGCACTACGCGATGCCCGGCGAGACCCCCTTCGTCTCGATCGACCCCACCCCCTCGGCCGCCGCCTCCCCGCCCTCGGGCCGAGGCTCCGCCCAGGCCGCCGCGCAGGCGGCCAAGCCCTGGTACGCCGCCGTCTGGGACTCGGTCGACGCGGCTGCCACCCCTGCCCCCGCCCCGTGA